The Nocardia sp. BMG111209 genome includes a window with the following:
- a CDS encoding HAMP domain-containing protein: MTDTTAAAVPATSEQAGAAAGQGELHQLLAGLTAVRDGDFGTRLPTDADGLLGEIATVFNGMVDQLSQFTSEVTRVAREVGTDGRLGGQAEVPGVSGTWKDLTDSVNAMAGNLTSQVRDIAQVATAVARGDLSQKIDVDARGEILELKNTVNTMVDQLSAFADEVTRVAREVGSEGRLGGQAEVPGVGGVWRDLTDSVNFMAGNLTSQVRNIAQVTTAVARGDLSQKITVGARGEILELKNTINTMVDQLSSFADEVTRVSREVGTEGMLGGQADVKGVSGTWRDLTESVNVMAGNLTAQVRSIAQVATAVARGDLTQNITVDARGEILELKNTINTMVDQLSSFADEVTRVSREVGTEGRLGGQADVKGVSGTWKDLTESVNVMADNLTAQVRSIAQVTTAVARGDLTQKIRVDARGEILELKETINTMVDQLSSFADEVTRVAREVGTEGNLGGQATVRGVSGTWKDLTDNVNVMASNLTGQVRSIAQVATAVARGDLSQKITVEAKGEVAALAGVINTMVDTLSAFADEVTRVAREVGTEGILGGQARVPNVAGTWKDLTDNVNSMANNLTNQVRNIAQVTTAVAQGDLTRKIDVDARGEILALKTTINTMVDQLSAFAAEVTRVAREVGSEGRLGGQAEVEGVSGTWKRLTENVNELAGNLTRQVRAIAGVTSAVAEGDLTRSITVEASGEVSELKDNINAMVESLRETTRANRDQDWLKTNLALISGLMQGQRDLNVVAELIMDELVPLVSAQFGAFYLADDAAERPELRLISSYGSPGEPVGRSRLAFGQSLVGQAARSRRTIAVDDVPGDYVTISSGLGQTVPVNLLVLPMVVEDQVLGVIELASLHRFTGTHRDFLDQLMETVGVNVNTIVANARTDELLDESRRLATELQVRSEELQVQQEELQRSNAELEEKAALLATQNRDIEAKNLEIEQARQELETRAQELALASKYKSEFLANMSHELRTPLNSLLILAQLLAQNPSRNLTPKQVEYAGIIHSAGSDLLQLINDILDLSKVEAGKMDVSPEAVPLRKLLDYVEATFRPMTTQKSLGFRVTTAPGLPVDLLTDDSRLRQVLRNLLSNAVKFTETGSVELRIEPAPVPELPPAARRHGPAIAFRVIDTGIGIAEHQLDSIFGAFQQADGTTSRKYGGTGLGLSISREIAYLLGGAITAHSTLGKGSTFTFFLPVARPDFHDLPLVDAPDAPQLLSAEHSTAPAAPHQPRRLLVVEERPQGLLSLVAQSAVADLADRTDPRGPVQVVTVIGVQEAAAAMAAEAFHCVVLELDMPDLAALRLLETMDGDAALSTVPVLGHNNRRLDAEQERLLQQRAVGHPLELLSSLDELRERIALHITAEAPGDVLPLVRGEETPAAAPQRSDGKLAGRTVLLVDDDARNLFALSSILELQGVTVLHAENGREGIDTLLAHPETDLVLMDVMMPEMDGYTATAKIRSMPRYEGLPIIAVTAKAMLGDREKSLASGANDYVTKPVDADALLACIQQWLGAGR, translated from the coding sequence ATGACGGACACGACGGCGGCCGCGGTACCGGCCACTTCGGAGCAGGCCGGTGCGGCCGCGGGACAGGGCGAGCTGCATCAGTTGCTGGCGGGTTTGACGGCGGTCCGCGACGGGGATTTCGGCACGCGGCTGCCGACGGACGCGGACGGGCTGCTCGGTGAGATCGCCACCGTGTTCAACGGCATGGTGGACCAGTTGTCGCAGTTCACCTCGGAGGTCACCCGCGTCGCGCGCGAGGTCGGCACCGACGGCCGGCTCGGCGGCCAGGCCGAGGTGCCCGGGGTGTCCGGCACCTGGAAGGACCTCACCGATTCGGTGAACGCGATGGCCGGGAACCTGACCAGTCAGGTCCGCGATATCGCCCAGGTCGCGACCGCGGTCGCCCGCGGCGATCTGTCGCAGAAGATCGATGTCGACGCCCGCGGCGAGATCCTCGAGCTGAAGAACACCGTCAACACGATGGTCGACCAGCTGTCCGCCTTCGCCGACGAGGTCACCCGCGTCGCCCGCGAGGTCGGTTCGGAGGGCCGGTTGGGCGGTCAGGCCGAGGTGCCCGGCGTCGGCGGGGTGTGGCGCGATCTCACCGATTCGGTGAACTTCATGGCCGGCAACCTGACCTCGCAGGTGCGCAACATCGCGCAGGTCACCACGGCGGTCGCGCGCGGCGATCTGAGTCAGAAGATCACCGTCGGCGCGCGGGGCGAGATCCTGGAGCTCAAGAACACGATCAATACGATGGTCGACCAGCTCTCGTCGTTCGCCGACGAGGTCACGCGCGTATCCCGCGAGGTGGGCACCGAGGGCATGCTCGGCGGCCAGGCGGACGTCAAGGGTGTCTCCGGCACCTGGCGGGACCTGACCGAATCGGTCAACGTGATGGCCGGCAACCTGACCGCGCAGGTCCGCTCGATCGCGCAGGTCGCGACCGCGGTCGCGCGCGGCGATCTGACCCAGAACATCACCGTGGACGCGCGCGGCGAGATCCTCGAGCTCAAGAACACGATCAATACGATGGTCGACCAGCTGTCCTCGTTCGCCGACGAGGTCACGCGCGTATCCCGCGAGGTGGGCACCGAGGGCCGGCTCGGTGGTCAGGCGGATGTGAAGGGCGTCTCCGGTACCTGGAAGGACCTCACCGAATCGGTCAACGTGATGGCCGACAACCTGACCGCGCAGGTGCGGTCGATCGCGCAGGTCACCACCGCGGTCGCGCGCGGCGATCTGACCCAGAAGATCCGGGTCGACGCCCGCGGCGAGATCCTGGAGTTGAAGGAGACCATCAACACGATGGTCGACCAGCTGTCCTCGTTCGCCGACGAGGTCACCCGGGTGGCCCGCGAGGTCGGCACCGAGGGCAATCTCGGCGGTCAGGCGACGGTCCGCGGGGTGTCGGGCACCTGGAAGGATCTGACCGACAACGTCAACGTGATGGCCTCCAACCTGACCGGTCAGGTGCGCTCGATCGCGCAGGTCGCCACCGCGGTCGCGCGCGGTGATCTGAGCCAGAAGATCACCGTGGAGGCGAAGGGCGAGGTCGCGGCGCTGGCCGGGGTGATCAACACCATGGTCGACACGCTGTCCGCCTTCGCCGACGAGGTCACCCGCGTGGCCCGCGAGGTCGGCACCGAGGGCATCCTCGGCGGTCAGGCGCGGGTGCCGAACGTGGCCGGGACCTGGAAGGACCTGACCGACAACGTCAACTCCATGGCGAACAACCTGACCAACCAGGTCCGCAACATCGCCCAGGTCACCACCGCGGTCGCCCAGGGCGATCTGACCCGCAAGATCGACGTGGACGCCCGCGGCGAGATCCTCGCGCTGAAGACCACGATCAATACGATGGTCGACCAGCTGTCCGCGTTCGCGGCCGAGGTGACCCGCGTCGCGCGCGAGGTCGGATCCGAGGGGCGGCTCGGCGGCCAGGCGGAGGTCGAGGGCGTCTCCGGCACCTGGAAGCGGCTGACCGAGAACGTCAACGAGCTGGCGGGCAACCTGACCCGGCAGGTCCGGGCGATCGCCGGGGTCACCAGCGCGGTCGCGGAGGGCGACCTGACCCGGTCGATCACCGTCGAGGCCTCCGGCGAGGTCTCGGAGCTGAAGGACAACATCAACGCGATGGTGGAATCGCTGCGCGAGACCACCCGCGCCAACCGGGACCAGGACTGGCTGAAGACGAATCTGGCCCTGATCTCCGGCCTGATGCAGGGCCAGCGTGATCTGAACGTGGTCGCCGAGCTGATCATGGACGAGCTGGTGCCGCTGGTCTCCGCGCAGTTCGGCGCCTTCTATCTGGCCGACGATGCCGCCGAACGACCCGAGCTGCGGTTGATCAGCTCCTACGGCAGTCCGGGCGAACCGGTCGGCCGGTCCCGGCTGGCGTTCGGTCAGTCGCTGGTCGGGCAGGCCGCCCGCAGTCGCCGCACGATCGCCGTGGACGACGTGCCGGGCGACTACGTCACGATCTCCTCCGGGCTGGGGCAGACCGTGCCGGTCAACCTGCTCGTCCTGCCGATGGTGGTCGAGGATCAGGTGCTCGGCGTGATCGAGCTGGCGTCGCTGCACCGGTTCACCGGGACCCACCGCGATTTCCTCGACCAGTTGATGGAGACGGTCGGGGTCAACGTGAACACCATCGTCGCCAACGCGCGCACCGACGAACTGCTCGACGAATCGCGCCGGCTGGCCACCGAATTGCAGGTCCGCTCGGAGGAACTGCAGGTGCAGCAGGAGGAGCTGCAACGGTCCAACGCCGAACTGGAGGAGAAGGCGGCGCTGCTGGCCACCCAGAACCGCGATATCGAGGCCAAGAACCTGGAGATCGAACAGGCCCGCCAGGAGCTGGAGACCCGCGCGCAGGAACTGGCCCTCGCCTCGAAGTACAAATCGGAATTCCTGGCGAATATGAGCCACGAGCTGCGCACCCCGTTGAACAGCCTGCTGATCCTGGCGCAGCTGCTGGCCCAGAACCCGAGCCGCAACCTGACGCCGAAGCAGGTCGAGTACGCGGGCATCATCCACTCGGCGGGGTCGGATCTGCTGCAGCTGATCAACGACATCCTCGATCTGTCCAAGGTCGAGGCGGGCAAGATGGACGTCTCGCCCGAGGCGGTCCCGCTGCGCAAACTGCTGGACTACGTGGAGGCCACGTTCCGGCCGATGACCACGCAGAAGAGTCTCGGTTTCCGGGTCACCACCGCACCAGGGCTGCCGGTCGATCTGCTCACCGACGATTCGCGGTTGCGGCAGGTGCTGCGCAATCTGCTGTCCAACGCGGTGAAGTTCACCGAGACCGGCTCGGTGGAACTGCGCATCGAGCCGGCGCCGGTGCCCGAACTGCCGCCCGCGGCCCGCCGGCACGGCCCGGCCATCGCGTTCCGGGTGATCGATACGGGTATCGGCATCGCCGAACATCAGCTGGATTCCATCTTCGGCGCCTTCCAGCAGGCCGACGGGACCACCAGCCGCAAATACGGCGGCACCGGCCTGGGCCTGTCGATCAGCCGGGAGATCGCCTACCTGCTCGGCGGCGCGATCACCGCGCACAGCACGCTGGGCAAGGGCAGTACGTTCACCTTCTTCCTGCCGGTCGCGCGGCCCGATTTCCACGATCTGCCGCTGGTGGACGCGCCGGACGCGCCGCAACTGCTCTCCGCCGAACACTCGACGGCCCCCGCCGCACCGCATCAGCCCCGCCGGCTGCTGGTCGTGGAGGAACGGCCGCAGGGCCTGCTGTCGCTGGTCGCGCAGAGCGCGGTGGCCGATCTGGCCGACCGCACCGATCCCCGCGGACCCGTGCAGGTGGTCACCGTGATCGGGGTGCAGGAGGCCGCGGCGGCGATGGCCGCGGAGGCCTTCCACTGTGTGGTGCTCGAACTGGATATGCCCGACCTCGCGGCGCTGCGCCTGCTGGAGACCATGGACGGCGACGCGGCGCTGAGCACCGTCCCCGTCCTGGGGCACAACAACCGCCGCCTCGACGCGGAACAGGAACGCCTGCTGCAACAGCGGGCCGTGGGTCATCCCCTGGAACTGCTGTCCAGCCTGGACGAGTTGCGCGAACGCATCGCGCTGCACATCACCGCCGAGGCGCCCGGCGACGTGCTGCCGCTGGTGCGCGGCGAGGAGACGCCGGCGGCCGCGCCACAGCGTTCCGACGGCAAACTGGCCGGCCGGACGGTGCTGCTGGTCGACGACGACGCCCGGAACCTGTTCGCGCTCAGCAGCATTCTCGAACTCCAGGGCGTCACCGTGCTGCACGCGGAGAACGGGCGCGAGGGGATCGACACCCTGCTCGCGCATCCGGAGACCGATCTGGTCCTGATGGACGTGATGATGCCCGAGATGGACGGCTACACCGCGACCGCGAAGATCCGCTCGATGCCCCGCTACGAGGGGTTGCCGATCATCGCCGTGACCGCCAAGGCCATGCTCGGCGACCGGGAGAAGAGCCTGGCCTCCGGCGCCAACGACTACGTCACCAAGCCGGTGGACGCGGACGCGCTGCTCGCCTGCATCCAGCAGTGGCTGGGAGCCGGCCGATGA
- a CDS encoding secondary thiamine-phosphate synthase enzyme YjbQ, producing MQSALIDVRTGSRETVHDLTRHCSDFLREEASGRDGLLHVFVPHATAGIALIELGAGSDDDLLAALGELLPADDRWRHAHGARGHGRSHVMPALIAPYASIPVLAGAMALGTWQSVALVDLNVDNPARHVRLSFLPG from the coding sequence ATGCAGAGCGCGCTGATCGACGTGCGGACCGGCTCCCGGGAGACCGTCCACGACCTCACCCGGCACTGTTCGGACTTCCTCCGGGAGGAGGCGAGCGGACGGGACGGTCTGTTGCACGTGTTCGTCCCGCACGCGACCGCGGGTATCGCCCTGATCGAACTCGGCGCGGGCAGCGACGACGATCTCCTCGCCGCCCTGGGCGAGCTGCTGCCGGCCGACGATCGCTGGCGGCACGCTCACGGCGCCCGCGGGCACGGCCGTTCGCACGTCATGCCCGCGCTGATCGCCCCCTATGCGAGCATCCCGGTCCTGGCCGGTGCGATGGCGCTCGGCACGTGGCAATCGGTCGCGCTGGTCGACCTGAACGTCGACAATCCGGCCCGGCACGTGCGGTTGTCGTTCCTGCCCGGCTGA
- a CDS encoding NAD(P)-dependent alcohol dehydrogenase, whose amino-acid sequence MRAARMYGYREPLRIDEVPIPEPAPEEILLKVAAAGMCRSDYQLLDGYFQRPFPVEFPYIPGHEIAGRVAGLGRAVLSTVDYAEGDMVVVDPSWGDGTCRQCREGNEQLCSGHGRWVGFGPPGGFAEYLTVEYRHAVPVSAAAARKPEVLAPMTDAGMTPYRAMRKLRDAGKLGPGRTVVVTGIGGLGSYAIQYAKLLGGGATVVALARTDRKLVVAKDNGADHGINVRDRAVTDIQAELERTTGRRTVDAVLDCVGSAASVAMGFDLLGPEGALAAVGLMSDRVEHRQFPFVGMELSYLGSFWGSHLDLVEVLSLAEAGLIKHNVTTVRLDDINENLAALGRGEIIGRQVIVFD is encoded by the coding sequence ATGCGAGCAGCGCGAATGTACGGCTATCGGGAACCGCTGCGCATCGACGAGGTTCCGATACCCGAACCCGCTCCCGAGGAGATCCTGCTGAAGGTCGCGGCGGCGGGGATGTGCCGCAGCGATTATCAACTTCTCGACGGTTACTTCCAACGGCCGTTCCCGGTGGAATTCCCCTATATTCCCGGGCACGAGATCGCCGGGCGGGTGGCGGGCCTGGGGCGCGCCGTCCTCTCGACCGTGGACTACGCGGAGGGCGACATGGTGGTGGTCGACCCCAGCTGGGGTGACGGCACCTGCCGGCAGTGCCGCGAGGGCAACGAACAACTCTGCAGCGGTCACGGCCGCTGGGTGGGGTTCGGGCCGCCGGGCGGATTCGCCGAATACCTGACCGTGGAATACCGCCACGCCGTTCCGGTCTCGGCCGCGGCCGCGCGGAAACCCGAGGTGCTCGCGCCGATGACCGATGCCGGGATGACCCCGTACCGGGCCATGCGCAAGCTGCGCGACGCGGGCAAACTCGGCCCCGGCCGCACGGTCGTGGTCACCGGGATCGGCGGGCTGGGCAGTTATGCGATCCAGTACGCGAAGTTGCTCGGCGGCGGCGCGACCGTGGTGGCGCTGGCGCGCACGGACCGCAAACTCGTGGTGGCGAAGGACAACGGGGCCGACCACGGGATCAACGTCCGCGACCGCGCGGTCACAGACATCCAGGCGGAGCTGGAGCGGACGACCGGGCGGCGGACCGTCGACGCCGTGCTCGACTGCGTCGGCAGCGCGGCATCCGTCGCGATGGGATTCGATCTGCTCGGCCCGGAGGGTGCGCTGGCGGCCGTCGGCCTCATGAGCGACCGGGTCGAACATCGCCAATTCCCGTTCGTCGGAATGGAATTGTCGTATCTGGGTTCGTTCTGGGGCAGTCATCTCGATCTCGTCGAGGTGCTCTCCCTCGCCGAGGCCGGGCTGATCAAACACAACGTCACCACGGTCCGGCTCGACGACATCAACGAGAATCTGGCGGCGCTGGGTCGCGGGGAGATCATCGGACGGCAGGTCATCGTCTTCGACTGA
- a CDS encoding ROK family protein codes for MADSAGAVLRAVLEVGPAPRTAVARHAGLSPATVTSASRSLLAAGLLTELPGVGGAVGRPTNPLALAASNVVLAVHVAATVTSVAVVDLAGTVRRTDRIPHLGAGPESILDAAAERVAQWRDEISERVLGLGVATGGWVDRAGGTVVEHPALGWRDVPVRDRLADRTGLPTGLDSHARGLVHAERLFGRIRGVDCAVVLFVGNVIDAALTVHGNVHYGPRSGAGSLGRMLGGASRPLGDYTERALLARSPHPDFAALVAAAAAGDPPARNLLLERARALGQVLAVVIDLIGPDTVVVVDRALDSVPEVHEAYLGAVREFSAVCDRPEEVVTATSFDGRVLELSAGAVALHEVFATPLAQLKSALF; via the coding sequence ATGGCGGACAGTGCGGGCGCCGTGTTGCGCGCGGTCCTGGAGGTCGGGCCGGCGCCGCGCACGGCCGTGGCCCGGCATGCCGGGCTGTCGCCGGCGACCGTCACCTCGGCCAGCCGGTCGCTGCTGGCCGCGGGACTGCTGACCGAACTGCCCGGCGTCGGCGGGGCGGTCGGACGGCCGACCAATCCGCTCGCCCTCGCCGCGTCGAACGTGGTGCTCGCGGTGCACGTGGCCGCCACCGTGACCTCGGTGGCGGTGGTCGATCTGGCCGGTACCGTGCGGCGCACCGACCGCATCCCGCATCTCGGCGCCGGTCCGGAGTCGATCCTCGACGCCGCGGCGGAGCGGGTCGCGCAGTGGCGCGACGAGATCAGCGAACGGGTGCTCGGCCTGGGGGTCGCCACCGGCGGCTGGGTGGACCGCGCCGGCGGCACCGTCGTCGAACATCCGGCGCTGGGCTGGCGGGATGTGCCGGTGCGCGACCGGCTGGCCGACCGCACCGGACTGCCCACCGGTCTGGACAGTCACGCGCGCGGGCTGGTCCACGCCGAGCGGCTGTTCGGGCGCATCCGCGGCGTGGACTGCGCGGTGGTGTTGTTCGTGGGCAACGTGATCGACGCCGCGCTGACGGTGCACGGCAACGTGCACTACGGGCCGCGGTCCGGCGCCGGATCGCTGGGCCGGATGCTCGGTGGCGCGTCGCGCCCGCTCGGCGACTACACCGAACGGGCGCTGCTGGCGCGCTCACCGCATCCGGACTTCGCCGCGCTGGTGGCCGCGGCCGCGGCCGGTGATCCGCCCGCACGGAACCTGTTGCTGGAGCGGGCGCGAGCGCTCGGGCAGGTGCTGGCCGTGGTGATCGATCTGATCGGCCCGGACACCGTCGTCGTGGTCGACCGCGCGCTGGACAGCGTGCCGGAGGTCCACGAGGCGTATCTCGGTGCGGTACGGGAATTCTCGGCGGTGTGCGATCGGCCCGAGGAGGTGGTGACCGCCACCTCCTTCGACGGCCGGGTGCTGGAACTGTCGGCGGGTGCGGTGGCGCTGCACGAGGTGTTCGCCACTCCCCTGGCGCAATTGAAATCCGCGTTATTTTAA
- a CDS encoding LLM class flavin-dependent oxidoreductase, with product MSGNRKQLHLNAFLMSVGHHEAAWRLPESDPHAHVDIEHYVRLARLAERGKLDSIFFADGPALLGDPARRPLGTLEPTVILTAVAVQTSRIGLIATASTSYNEPYNLARRFASVDWVSRGRAGWNIVTTAGDDAARNFGLDGAPEHRRRYEKAAEFVEVSTKLWDSWEDDSTIADKELGIHTDSSRVHPIGHEGEFFRVAGALNVPRPPQGYPVLVQAGSSEDGKDFAARYAEAVFTAQQTLADGQAFYTDLKRRAVELGRDPDTIKILPGIVPVIGDTEAHARELDAELERLISPEFARAQLARSFHLPVEDLDLDSELPDILPGEDEIEGAKSRYSLIVNLARRERLTLRQLIARLGGGRGHRTFAGTPTQVADTIEEWFEAGAADGFNIMPAVLPSGLERFVDDVVPILQHRGLFRTEYTATTLRGHYGLERPANRFAAQPVAVS from the coding sequence ATGTCCGGGAATCGAAAGCAGTTGCATCTCAATGCCTTCCTGATGTCGGTCGGCCATCACGAGGCGGCCTGGCGGCTGCCGGAGAGCGATCCGCACGCGCACGTCGACATCGAGCACTACGTCCGGCTGGCCCGGCTGGCCGAACGCGGGAAACTGGACTCGATCTTCTTCGCCGACGGCCCGGCCCTGCTCGGCGATCCGGCCCGCAGGCCGCTGGGCACCCTGGAACCCACGGTGATCCTCACCGCCGTGGCCGTGCAGACCAGCCGGATCGGGCTGATCGCCACCGCCTCCACCAGCTACAACGAGCCCTACAACCTGGCCCGCCGATTCGCCTCGGTGGACTGGGTCAGCCGCGGTCGGGCCGGCTGGAACATCGTCACCACCGCCGGCGACGACGCCGCCCGCAACTTCGGGCTCGACGGCGCCCCCGAACATCGCCGCCGCTACGAGAAGGCCGCGGAATTCGTCGAGGTGTCCACCAAGTTGTGGGACAGCTGGGAGGACGACTCCACGATCGCCGACAAGGAACTCGGCATCCACACCGATTCGTCCCGGGTGCACCCGATCGGGCACGAGGGCGAATTCTTCCGGGTCGCAGGCGCTTTGAACGTGCCGCGGCCGCCGCAGGGGTATCCCGTACTGGTACAGGCGGGTTCGTCGGAGGACGGCAAGGATTTCGCCGCCCGCTACGCCGAGGCGGTGTTCACCGCACAGCAGACCCTAGCCGACGGGCAGGCCTTCTACACCGACCTGAAACGCCGCGCGGTGGAACTGGGCCGCGACCCCGACACGATCAAGATCCTGCCCGGCATCGTGCCGGTGATCGGCGACACCGAGGCGCACGCCCGCGAACTGGACGCCGAACTGGAGCGCCTGATCTCCCCCGAGTTCGCCCGCGCACAGCTGGCCCGCAGCTTCCACCTGCCGGTGGAGGATCTGGACCTGGACTCCGAACTCCCCGACATCCTGCCCGGCGAGGACGAGATCGAGGGCGCCAAGAGCCGGTACTCGCTGATCGTGAATCTGGCCCGCCGCGAACGACTCACGTTGCGGCAGTTGATCGCCCGCCTCGGCGGCGGCCGCGGCCACCGCACCTTCGCCGGCACGCCCACCCAGGTCGCGGACACCATCGAGGAGTGGTTCGAGGCGGGGGCGGCCGACGGATTCAACATCATGCCGGCGGTGCTGCCGTCCGGACTGGAACGCTTCGTCGACGACGTCGTGCCGATCCTGCAACACCGCGGCCTGTTCCGCACCGAGTACACGGCCACCACCCTGCGCGGCCACTACGGCCTGGAGCGTCCGGCCAACCGGTTCGCGGCGCAGCCGGTGGCGGTGAGTTGA
- a CDS encoding SDR family oxidoreductase, which produces MTISGKVVAVTGASSGIGAATARHLAGLGAAVVLGARRTDRLDQVVAEIEAAGGRAAAVRVDVTDPGDLRSLVGRAVERFGRLDVLVGNAGVSRIGPVADLDVAGWSAMVDVNVKGILHGIAAALPVFRAQGSGHLVTVVSTSGLKIVPTQAVYAGTKNAVRTLLEALRQESTDGVLRTTSISPGYVRTELVDHAVDDPEVRARVQRNMAELGIDPEAVARAIAFAIDQPDDVEIGDLTIRPTRQG; this is translated from the coding sequence ATGACCATTTCCGGCAAGGTCGTCGCCGTCACCGGCGCCAGTAGCGGTATCGGCGCGGCGACGGCGCGGCATCTCGCGGGGCTCGGTGCGGCCGTGGTACTCGGCGCGCGCCGGACCGATCGGCTGGACCAGGTGGTGGCCGAGATCGAGGCGGCCGGGGGCCGGGCCGCGGCGGTGCGCGTCGACGTCACCGATCCGGGTGATCTGCGGTCGCTGGTCGGCCGCGCGGTCGAGCGGTTCGGCCGGTTGGACGTCCTGGTGGGCAATGCCGGGGTCAGCCGGATCGGTCCGGTGGCGGATCTGGACGTCGCGGGCTGGTCGGCGATGGTCGACGTGAACGTGAAGGGCATCCTGCACGGGATCGCGGCGGCGCTGCCGGTGTTCCGGGCGCAGGGCAGCGGTCATCTGGTCACCGTCGTCTCGACCTCCGGTCTGAAGATCGTGCCCACCCAGGCGGTGTACGCGGGGACCAAGAACGCGGTCCGCACGCTGCTGGAGGCGCTGCGGCAGGAGAGTACCGACGGGGTGCTGCGGACCACGTCGATCTCCCCGGGTTACGTCCGCACCGAACTCGTCGACCACGCGGTCGACGATCCGGAGGTGCGGGCGCGGGTGCAGCGGAACATGGCCGAGCTGGGGATCGACCCCGAGGCGGTGGCGCGCGCGATCGCCTTCGCGATCGACCAGCCGGACGATGTGGAGATCGGGGACCTCACCATCCGGCCGACGCGCCAGGGCTGA